GGCCTGGGCCTCGGCCGCATCGGCGCCGCGCACGTCGAGGTAGACCTTGAGCTTGGGCTCGGTTCCGCTCGGGCGCACGATCACCCGCGAGCCGTCCGCGAGCGCGTAGCGCAGCACGTCGCCCGCCGGCAGGTCGGTGCCGCCGGCCGCGAGATCGTCGGCCCGGTCGACCGGCACGTCGCCGAACGCCGTCGGGGGATCGGCGCGGAGGGCGGACGTGATGCGGCCGATCACCGACAGGTCATCGACGCGCAACGCCACCTGGCCGTCGCGGTACACGCCGATCTCGGCGGTCACCTCGTCGAGCAGGTTGGCGATCGTGAGCCCTCGGCCGCGTGCCTCGGCGGCGAGGCCGAGAAGCGCCACGGAGGCCGAGATGCCGTCCTTGTCGCGCACGGTGTCGGGGTTGACGAGATAGCCCAGCGCCTCCTCGAAGCCGAACACGAGGCTCGGGGCGCGCGAGATCCACTTGAAGCCCGTGAGCGTCTCGTGGAAGTCGAGCCCGTAGCGCTCGGCGATCGCCCCCAGGCCCGGCGACGACACGAGCGAGCAGGCCAGCGCCGCGCCCGGCGCGCCCGCGGCGGCGCGAGCGGCACGCAGCCCCAGCAGCAGCCCGATCTCGTTGCCCGTCAGCCGGCGCCAGCCGTCGCCGTCGGGGATCGCGACGCCGAGGCGGTCGGCATCGGGGTCGTGCGCGACGAGGAACTCGGCGCGCGCGGCGCTCGCCGTGGCGTACGCCAGATCGAGGGCGCCGGGCTCCTCGGGGTTGGGGAAGACGAGGGTGGGGAAGGTGCCGTCCGGCTCGAGCTGCGCGGTGGTCAGCGCGGGCCGCGGGTAGCCGGCGGCATCGAGCACGCGCGCGAAGGTCTCCCACCCCACGCCGTGCATCGCGGTGTACGCCCACGTCATGCCGGCGGCGGCCCCCGGGGCCGGCGCGACCGCCGCGGTCGCCGCGACGTACGCGTCGATCACCGACTCCGGCGCGATCTCGAACGCGCCCGACCGCGGCAGCTCGGTGATCGGCCGCTCCGCGACGCGGGCGATGTGCGCGGCGATCGCGCCGTCGGCGGGCGGGACGATCTGCGATCCGCCGTCGGCGCCGCCGAGGTACACCTTGTAGCCGTTGTCGTCGGGCGGGTTGTGGCTGGCCGTCACCATGACGCCCGCGTCGGCGCCGAGGTGGCGCACGGCGAACGCCAGCACGGGCGTGGGCAGCAGGCGCGGCAGCAGCACGGTGCGCACGCCCGCGCCGGCGAACAGCTCGGCGGAGTCGTGCGCGAACACGGCGGAGTTGCGGCGCCCGTCGTACCCGATCACCACGAACGGCTCCCGATCGGCGATCTGCTCGCGCAGGTAGGCCGCAAAGCCCGCGGCGGCCTGCGCCACCACGACGCGGTTCATGCGCAGGGGCCCCGCCCCGAGCGCGGCGCGCAGGCCCGCGGTGCCGAACTGCAGGCGACCGGCGAAGCGGGCCTCGAGGTCGGCGCACGCGGCCGGCTCGCCGTTGGAGGCCGAGGCGATCAGCGTCGCCAGCTCCGCGCTCGTGGCCGGGTCCGGGTCCTGCGCGAGCCAGGCGCGGGCCTGCCCGAGCACGTCGGCGACCGTCACGCGATCCGCCCGATCACATCCGCCAGCAGCCGCGAGATGCGCGCCTCGGCCGCCTGCCCCGCCTCGATGACCTCGGCGTGGCTGAGCGGGGTGGGCGAGATGCCGGCGGCGAGGTTCGTGATGAGCGAGAAGCCGAGCACCTCCATGCCGGCCTGGCGGGCGGCGATCGCCTCGAGCGCCGTGGACATGCCGACGATGTCGCCGCCGATCGCCTTCGCCATGCGGACCTCCGCCGGCGTCTCGTACTGAGGCCCGCGGAACTGGCAGTACACGCCCTCGTCGAGCGACGCGTCGACCTCGCGCGCGATGTCGCGCAGCCGCTGCGCGTACAGGTCGGTCATGTCGATGAACGTCGCGCCCTCGAGCGGCGTGTCGGCGGTGAGGTTGATGTGGTCGCTGATCAGCACCGGCTGCCCCGGCGCCCAGCTCTCGCGGATGCCGCCGGCGCCGTTGGTGAGCACCATGGTCTTCGCGCCGGTCGCCGCGGCGGTGCGGACGCTGTGCACCACGCGGCGGACGCCGTGCCCCTCGTAGTAGTGCGTGCGGGCGCCGATGACGAGCACGTGCGCGCCGGCCGCCGTGCGCACGCTGCGCAGGGTGCCGACGTGACCCTCGAGCGCGGGCCGCGAGAACCCCGTCACCTCGGTCGCCGGCACGGTCGCGACGGTCTCGCCGATGAGGTCGGCGGCCTTGCCCCAGCCGCTGCCGAGCGTCACCGCGAGGTCGTGTCGGGCCACGCCCGTGAGGCGCGCGATGTCGTCGGCCGCGCGGCTGGCGACGTCGAACGGATCGGCCGGCGGATCGAGGGGATGAGTCATGTCACGAGGATAGTTCGGCCCCGCGGCGCGGGTGGGCAAGAATGGACGCATGACCTTCGACTTCGAGCGCAAGCAGCGGATCGCGATCATCGGCGGCGGCCC
This genomic interval from Microbacterium sediminis contains the following:
- a CDS encoding phospho-sugar mutase is translated as MTVADVLGQARAWLAQDPDPATSAELATLIASASNGEPAACADLEARFAGRLQFGTAGLRAALGAGPLRMNRVVVAQAAAGFAAYLREQIADREPFVVIGYDGRRNSAVFAHDSAELFAGAGVRTVLLPRLLPTPVLAFAVRHLGADAGVMVTASHNPPDDNGYKVYLGGADGGSQIVPPADGAIAAHIARVAERPITELPRSGAFEIAPESVIDAYVAATAAVAPAPGAAAGMTWAYTAMHGVGWETFARVLDAAGYPRPALTTAQLEPDGTFPTLVFPNPEEPGALDLAYATASAARAEFLVAHDPDADRLGVAIPDGDGWRRLTGNEIGLLLGLRAARAAAGAPGAALACSLVSSPGLGAIAERYGLDFHETLTGFKWISRAPSLVFGFEEALGYLVNPDTVRDKDGISASVALLGLAAEARGRGLTIANLLDEVTAEIGVYRDGQVALRVDDLSVIGRITSALRADPPTAFGDVPVDRADDLAAGGTDLPAGDVLRYALADGSRVIVRPSGTEPKLKVYLDVRGADAAEAQARLAALEAAVRRLLETLA
- a CDS encoding purine-nucleoside phosphorylase, giving the protein MTHPLDPPADPFDVASRAADDIARLTGVARHDLAVTLGSGWGKAADLIGETVATVPATEVTGFSRPALEGHVGTLRSVRTAAGAHVLVIGARTHYYEGHGVRRVVHSVRTAAATGAKTMVLTNGAGGIRESWAPGQPVLISDHINLTADTPLEGATFIDMTDLYAQRLRDIAREVDASLDEGVYCQFRGPQYETPAEVRMAKAIGGDIVGMSTALEAIAARQAGMEVLGFSLITNLAAGISPTPLSHAEVIEAGQAAEARISRLLADVIGRIA